In Buchnera aphidicola (Chaetogeoica yunlongensis), the genomic stretch TAAATTTTCTTAATTTAAAGTGGATTATTGAAGAATTTTTAAAATATTTTTTTGGAAATAAAATCAGAATTAGATTTAGAGCTTCATATTTTCCTTTTACTGTATTATCTACTGAAGTTGATATATTAGGAAATAATAAAAAATGGTTAGAAATTTTAGGTTGTGGTATGATTCATCCAAAAGTTTTATTTAATTCTAACATAAGTGTTAAAAAGTATTCTGGTTTTGCTTTTGGAATGGGTGTGGAAAGAATTGCAATGTTATATTATGGAATACCCGATATTCGGGTTTTTTTTGATAATAATTTAAAATTTCTTAAACAATTTAAATAAACGAGTATTTACAATGGAATTTAGTGAAAATTGGTTATCAGAATGGCTTGGGATGGCTATTGATGATAAATTCTATGATCAAATTACTGAATCTGGTATAGAAATAGAAAGGACTAAAAAAGTATCAAAAATTTTTGAAAAAATTGTTGTAGGAGAAGTAATAGAATGTGAATATATTAGTATTCCTCATAAAATAATTTTTTTAAGAATAAAGATTTCAAAGGATAAAGTTATTTTTGTTATATCTTCTAATAATATTAGTTTTTCATGTGGAATGAAATTAGCTATAGCAACAAAAGATTCTAAATTATTTGATAATAAATCTATTGATTTTTTAAAATTTTTAGATAAAACTTCAGAAGGTATGGTCTGTTCTTTTGAAGATTTAGGGATGTTAAATATAAAAAATAGTATTATTGAAATATCTTCTGAGATTTCTGTGGGTATTGATTTATGTGAGTTTTTATCATTTGAGAATGATAATATTATTAAAGTTAGCAGTACACCAAATCGCGCTGATGGAATAAGTATTTTAGGAATTGCTAGGGATATTTTAGCTTTAAATAATTTTAATTTACCTATATTGAAAAAATATCATATTAATGTAACTATTCCGGATAAATTTAGGATATTAATTAATATACCTGATATTTGCATTTATTTTTGTGGTCGAATTATAAAAAATGTAAATTTAAATAAACAAACTCCTATTTGGATATTAGAACGATTAAGACGTTCTTCTATTAATTCTAAAAATGTTGTTTTAGATATTGTAAATTATGTATTAATAGAGTTAGGTCAACCGATTTTTGCATTTAGTATTAATGATGTTTTAAATCCTTTATTAATTAGACAGGCTAAATTAGGTGAGAGTTTTTATGATGAAGATAGAAAAGAATTTTTTTTAGATGAACGTGCGATAGTAATATCTGATTACGAAAAAATATTAGTATTAGGTAATCATGTTCAGTCTTATCATTCGAAAATATCTTGTAAAGATAAAAATATATTTTTGGGATATTCTGTATTTAATTCTTCTTTATTATGTACTGATAAAAATTTATCTTTTGATTTTGGATATAGAAATCAGTTTACAGAATATTATGAAAGAGGAGTTGATCCGAGTATTCAATTAAAGACTTTGAACTATATAACACATTTGATTTTAAAAATATGTGGTGGTGATGCTGGAGATATTACTTCTACTGGATTATTGGAGAATAATTTTTATCGAATAAAGATTATTTTGTTTAAGAATACTTTGTTTAAATATCTTAAAGGAGCTATTTCTTCTAGCTTAGTAAAAAAATATTTATTACAATTAGGTTATATGGTAGAAAGTAAAAAAGAATGCTGGATAGTTTTTCCCCCTAGTTGGAAGTTTGATATAAAAGTTGAGGAAGATATAATTGGTGAATTGATTCGTATTTTTGGTTATTATCATCTTCCTGCTTTAGAATTATTAACCAGTCATAACAATGTAATTGATTTTAATAATACCATTTCATATGAATGTTTAAATAGAGTTAAATTATTTTTAACAGGTTTAGGGTATAATGAAGTTATTACTTATGGATTTGTAGATCCAAATATTCAAAGATTATTATTTTCTGAAAAGAAAATGTTGTTATTGTCTAATCCTATTTCAAAAAATATGTCATCTATGCGTTTATCGTTGTGGAATGGATTATTATCTAGTGTTTTGTATAATCAAAATCGTCAAGAAAAAATTATGCGTTTTTTTGAGAGTGGTTTATGTTTTGAAGAAAAGAGTGATGAATATTTAGGTGTAAGGCAAAGTTTATGTTTGTCTGGTGTAGTTAGTGGTTATAAAAATGATAAACATTGGAGGTATGATAATCAAGTTTTTGAATTTTATGATTTAAAAGAAGATTTAGAGTTAATAATTCAATTATTAGGTAGAGTAGAAGCTATAACATTTAAAAAAGAAGTTTGTTCAGGATTGTGTTCAGAACAAAGTGCTGCTATTTATTTAGAACAACAAAAAATTGGTGCGATTGGAGTCCTTGATCCTATTGTTTCAAAAAAATTAGATTTGAAATATACTACTATTTTATTTGAATTAAATTGGAATAGGATAAAAAATGTTCCAGAACATAGAATAGAGAATATTTCTGAATATCCAGTTAGTTCGAGAGATATTTCCATTATTGTAGATGAATCAATATCAGCGAGTGACATTTTAAAGATAAGTAGAAATGTTTCATTAAATGAAATTTTAGAAGTAAAAATATTTGATATATTTCGTGGAGAAAAAATAGGTTTAGGTAAAAAAAGTATAACTTTAAATTTTGTATTTGGAAATACTGAAAAAACTTTATCAGAAAATTTAATTTCTAATTTATTAAATGAATGTATTTCAGTTCTTAAATTGAATTTTAATGCAATATTGAGAGACAAAAAATATTATTTAACCAAAAAATAATATTTTAAGGGAAACTATTTTTATTTATATATTAGTTAAAAAATATTTTATTTTTAATAATTATTACATTTATTTACAAAATACATGTTTGATTTTTTTATAGAAAAAATTTATATTTGACATTATTAAATTTTTATTAAATTTTATATATTTTGATATATTTAATGTTTTAACATAAATAATTTTAATATTTTTAAATTCTAGGAGCAATAATGAATAATTTTATTTCTAAGGTATATGCTGGAAATAGCAGTGTTATTTCTAATAGTAATACACATTCTCTTATATTTATGTTAATAGTCTTTTTATTAATTTTTTATTTTATGATTTTTCGCCCTCAAAGAAAAAAAATGCAGGAACATCAAAAATTAATTAGTTCTCTTACTTATGGTGATGAAGTTCTTACTTCTAGTGGATTTATAGGAAAAGTAGTTAAAATTACTAAAACAGATTATATTATGTTGGAATTGAATAATAATGTTAGAGTATTTGTTAAATCTAATTTTATTACTTCTGTTTTTCCTAAGGGCACATTAAAGAGTATGGAATAAATTAAATTTTAATTTCTAGTGTTTATAAATAAATTTTTTACATGCATATGTTTAAGATATTTCATT encodes the following:
- the pheT gene encoding phenylalanine--tRNA ligase subunit beta, whose translation is MEFSENWLSEWLGMAIDDKFYDQITESGIEIERTKKVSKIFEKIVVGEVIECEYISIPHKIIFLRIKISKDKVIFVISSNNISFSCGMKLAIATKDSKLFDNKSIDFLKFLDKTSEGMVCSFEDLGMLNIKNSIIEISSEISVGIDLCEFLSFENDNIIKVSSTPNRADGISILGIARDILALNNFNLPILKKYHINVTIPDKFRILINIPDICIYFCGRIIKNVNLNKQTPIWILERLRRSSINSKNVVLDIVNYVLIELGQPIFAFSINDVLNPLLIRQAKLGESFYDEDRKEFFLDERAIVISDYEKILVLGNHVQSYHSKISCKDKNIFLGYSVFNSSLLCTDKNLSFDFGYRNQFTEYYERGVDPSIQLKTLNYITHLILKICGGDAGDITSTGLLENNFYRIKIILFKNTLFKYLKGAISSSLVKKYLLQLGYMVESKKECWIVFPPSWKFDIKVEEDIIGELIRIFGYYHLPALELLTSHNNVIDFNNTISYECLNRVKLFLTGLGYNEVITYGFVDPNIQRLLFSEKKMLLLSNPISKNMSSMRLSLWNGLLSSVLYNQNRQEKIMRFFESGLCFEEKSDEYLGVRQSLCLSGVVSGYKNDKHWRYDNQVFEFYDLKEDLELIIQLLGRVEAITFKKEVCSGLCSEQSAAIYLEQQKIGAIGVLDPIVSKKLDLKYTTILFELNWNRIKNVPEHRIENISEYPVSSRDISIIVDESISASDILKISRNVSLNEILEVKIFDIFRGEKIGLGKKSITLNFVFGNTEKTLSENLISNLLNECISVLKLNFNAILRDKKYYLTKK
- the yajC gene encoding preprotein translocase subunit YajC, producing the protein MNNFISKVYAGNSSVISNSNTHSLIFMLIVFLLIFYFMIFRPQRKKMQEHQKLISSLTYGDEVLTSSGFIGKVVKITKTDYIMLELNNNVRVFVKSNFITSVFPKGTLKSME